The following are encoded in a window of Camarhynchus parvulus chromosome 1A, STF_HiC, whole genome shotgun sequence genomic DNA:
- the LOC115910535 gene encoding LOW QUALITY PROTEIN: leptin-like (The sequence of the model RefSeq protein was modified relative to this genomic sequence to represent the inferred CDS: inserted 1 base in 1 codon), producing MRGPAVSLCALLCLAVAVAVAVAGGRPVRLDRVRADARALTRTLSTRLQQLQLFPLTVRITGLEGVPEGALPDGAAPPGLGWAAQRLQLFQRLLAALPGADPRLAQVASDLENLRSVLAVLGALLGCPAPRPPPAPPXPPSEAPHTVAGVALARLRGCLDGVAARLEGVPAC from the exons ATGCGGGGTCCCGCCGTGTCCCTGTGCGCGCTGCTGTGCCTGGCCGTGGCCGTGGCGGTGGCGGTGGCCGGGGGTCGCCCCGTGCGGCTCGACAGGGTCCGGGCGGACGCGCGGGCCCTGACCCGGACCCTGAGCACgcggctgcagcagctccag CTGTTCCCGCTGACCGTGCGCATCACGGGCCTGGAGGGGGTCCCGGAGGGGGCGCTCCCGGACGGGGCGGCgcccccggggctgggctgggcggCCCAGCGGCTCCAGCTGTTCCAGCGGCTCCtggcggcgctgcccggggccgACCCGCGCCTGGCGCAGGTGGCCAGCGACCTGGAGAACCTGCGCAGCGTGCTGGCCGTGCTGGGCGCGCTGCTGGGctgccccgcgccccgcccgccgcccgcgcccc CGCCGCCCAGCGAGGCCCCGCACACGGTGGCCGGGGTGGCCCTGGCGCGGCTCCGCGGCTGCCTGGACGGCGTCGCCGCCCGCCTCGAGGGGGTCCCCGCGTGTTAG